From one Magnolia sinica isolate HGM2019 chromosome 18, MsV1, whole genome shotgun sequence genomic stretch:
- the LOC131232903 gene encoding cinnamoyl-CoA reductase-like SNL6, with translation MAPAAAPQQMPKTMCVMDASGQLGKSLVERLLQRGYIVHAVIQNHGNFQPCKGFSLEKNNLKIFQSDPFDYQSIVDAMKGCSGLFYTFEPPEYQSSYDEFMAEVEVRAAHNILEACAQTETIEKVVFTSSITAVIWRENSKLTPTFDERNWSDPNFCRNFKLWHALSKTLAEKTAWALAMDRGVNMVSINAGLLSGLDLSISNPYLKGAAEMYEDGVFVTVDVKFLADAHICVFEDPSTYGRYLCFNRLINRPEDAVKLAQMFTPAMPHPPTCEDFPIFQQRISDKKLRKLIVDFSSENQLKD, from the exons atggcTCCGGCTGCTGCTCCTCAGCAAATGCCCAAAACCATGTGCGTGATGGATGCATCAGGCCAACTAGGCAAGTCCCTCGTCGAGAGGCTCCTTCAGAGAGGCTACATCGTTCATGCCGTCATCCAGAACCATG GGAATTTTCAGCCATGTAAGGGATTTTCATTGGAGAAGAACAACTTGAAGATTTTTCAATCGGATCCCTTTGATTATCAGAGCATTGTGGATGCCATGAAGGGTTGCTCGGGTCTGTTCTACACGTTCGAGCCCCCCGAATATCAATCGAGCTATGAT GAATTTATGGCAGAGGTGGAAGTGAGAGCAGCCCACAACATATTGGAAGCATGCGCCCAAACAGAGACGATAGAAAAAGTGGTTTTCACGTCGTCCATTACAGCCGTCATTTGGAGAGAGAATAGCAAGTTGACACCCACTTTTGATGAGAGGAACTGGAGTGACCCCAATTTCTGCAGGAATTTTAAG CTGTGGCACGCACTATCAAAGACGCTAGCGGAGAAAACGGCGTGGGCGCTAGCGATGGATAGAGGCGTCAACATGGTGTCCATAAACGCGGGGCTTTTGTCGGGTCTGGACCTTTCGATCTCGAACCCGTATCTGAAAGGAGCGGCAGAGATGTACGAGGACGGAGTATTCGTGACGGTAGACGTCAAGTTCTTAGCCGACGCCCATATCTGCGTCTTCGAGGATCCGTCAACTTACGGACGTTATCTTTGCTTTAACCGTCTAATCAACCGTCCCGAAGACGCCGTTAAGCTTGCCCAGATGTTCACGCCCGCGATGCCCCACCCTCCAAC cTGCGAGGATTTCCCAATTTTCCAACAAAGAATCAGCGACAAGAAGTTGAGGAAACTGATTGTAGATTTCTCAAGTGAGAACCAACTGAAGGATTGA